Part of the Sulfitobacter sp. D7 genome, TATGGAGGGGCTGGCCGTGGGCGCGGGCTCTGTCATCTCGGCCTCGCTCTTTGGCGCTTTGGCCGGGTCTGGCGCGCTGCCGTTCCGCCGGGAGGCTTATGAGGATGCGATCCGCGCCGGGGGCAAGGGGGTGGAGCCCTCATTGCGTGCCTTCGCCGTGGGCTTTGACGCGGCGCAGGGCCGTCTGCCCAACGCCGCCCCGGTCCCTGTGGAAGACCCCGAAACCGCATTCCGCCTTGCCGGACCTGACGCGCTGCAAGGCCAATGGGACGCGCTGGTCACCCGCGCCGATGCGCTGCCCGAAGCGGTGCATGATCTGGCTTTTGCGGGGCTTGCCAAGGTCGTGAACTACCAAGACTGCGCCTATGGCACGCTCTATCTTGATCGGCTCGATACCGTGTTGGCCCGTGACAACGCCGCGCAGGACTGGCGGCTTTCGGCGGCTGCGGCGAAATATATTGCCAACGCCATGGCCTATGATGACGTTATTCGGGTGGCAGACCTGAAAACCCGCGCGCCGCGCTTTGCGCATATCCGGCAAGAGATGCGGGCGGGCGATGCCAACCTCATGCAGCTGACCGAATATTTTCACCCCCGCGCCGACGAAATCGCGGGCCTGATGCCTGCCCGTCTTGGCGCAAAGGTAGAGGCGAGCGAGAAGTGGATGGCGCGTCTGAACCGCTGGTTCGACAAGGGCCGCCGCCTGCGCACCGACAGGCTGCCTGCGTTTCTCATGCTGCATGTTCTCGGCGGGCTTAAAGGGTATCGTCTGAAAACCCATCGCCATGCCATCGAAGTCGCCCATCTCGACGGTTGGCTGTCGCGCTGTCTGGCGGAGGTTGAGGCCGATTACGACTCGGCGGTTGAACTGGTGAAATGCCGACGGCTCATTAAAGGCTATTCCGACACCCATGCGCGGGGGCTGGGCAAGTTCGACAAGGTGATGGATGCCGCCGCGCTGCTGCGCGGGCGAAAGGACGCGGCGCAGTGGATTGCACGTCTGCGCGAGGCGGCGCTGCAAGATGCCGAAGGAAAGGCGCTCGACGGGGCCATCGCGACGGTGCGGTCTTTCGTCTAGGGGCCGTGCCCGTTTTTTGGGCAGATGTGGGGCGGATCAACGTCCCGACGGTGCGGGGTCACCCAATCTCAGTTGACCGGGTGCCTCA contains:
- a CDS encoding indolepyruvate oxidoreductase subunit beta family protein produces the protein MNLVLPQKTPDARVGEIIKLAVMAVGGQGGGVLTGWIESMARAEGYVCQATSVAGVAQRTGATIYYIEMAPKTAFVPVFALAPAAGDVDVLIAAEMMEVGRAVMRGFVTPDRTTLIGSTHRALAVSEKMAPGDGIANADEVRAAAEIAAQKLVLEDMEGLAVGAGSVISASLFGALAGSGALPFRREAYEDAIRAGGKGVEPSLRAFAVGFDAAQGRLPNAAPVPVEDPETAFRLAGPDALQGQWDALVTRADALPEAVHDLAFAGLAKVVNYQDCAYGTLYLDRLDTVLARDNAAQDWRLSAAAAKYIANAMAYDDVIRVADLKTRAPRFAHIRQEMRAGDANLMQLTEYFHPRADEIAGLMPARLGAKVEASEKWMARLNRWFDKGRRLRTDRLPAFLMLHVLGGLKGYRLKTHRHAIEVAHLDGWLSRCLAEVEADYDSAVELVKCRRLIKGYSDTHARGLGKFDKVMDAAALLRGRKDAAQWIARLREAALQDAEGKALDGAIATVRSFV